From Pongo pygmaeus isolate AG05252 chromosome 1, NHGRI_mPonPyg2-v2.0_pri, whole genome shotgun sequence, one genomic window encodes:
- the PIP5K1A gene encoding phosphatidylinositol 4-phosphate 5-kinase type-1 alpha isoform X10 has protein sequence MASASSGPSSSVGFSSFDPAVPSCTSSSAASGIKRPMASEVPYASGMPIKKIGHRSVDSSGETTYKKTTSSALKGAIQLGITHTVGSLSTKPERDVLMQDFYVVESIFFPSEGSNLTPAHHYNDFRFKTYAPVAFRYFRELFGIRPDDYLYSLCSEPLIELCSSGASGSLFYVSSDDEFIIKTVQHKEAEFLQKLLPGYYMNLNQNPRTLLPKFYGLYCVQAGGKNIRIVVMNNLLPRSVKMHIKYDLKGSTYKRRASQKEREKPLPTFKDLDFLQDIPDGLFLDADMYNALCKTLQRDCLVLQSFKIMDYSLLMSIHNIDHAQREPLSSETQYSVDTRRPAPQKALYSTAMESIQGEARRGGTMETDDHMGGIPARNSKGERLLLYIGIIDILQSYRFVKKLEHSWKALVHDGDTVSVHRPGFYAERFQRFMCNTVFKKIPLKPSPSKKFRSGSSFSRRAGSSGNSCITYQPSVSGEHKAQVTTKAEVEPGVHLGRPDVLPQTPPLEEISEGSPIPDPSFSPLVGETLQMLTTSTTLEKLEVAESEFTH, from the exons cAGCATCTGGAATCAAGAGACCCATGGCATCTGAG GTGCCTTATGCCTCTGGCATGCCCATCAAGAAAATAGGCCATAGAAGTGTTGATTCCTCAGGAGAGACAACATATAAAAAG ACAACCTCATCAGCCTTGAAAGGTGCCATCCAGTTAGGCATTACCCACACTGTGGGGAGCCTGAGTACCAAACCAGAGCGTGATGTCCTCATGCAAGATTTCTACGTGGTAGAGAGTATCTTCTTTCCCAG TGAAGGGAGCAACCTGACCCCTGCTCATCACTACAATGACTTTCGTTTCAAGACCTATGCACCTGTTGCCTTCCGCTACTTCCGGGAGCTATTTGGTATCCGGCCCGATGATTACTTG TATTCCCTCTGCAGTGAGCCGCTGATTGAACTCTGTAGCTCTGGGGCTAGTGGTTCCCTGTTCTATGTGTCCAGCGACGATGAGTTCATTATTAAGACAGTCCAACATAAAGAGGCGGAATTTCTGCAGAAGCTGCTTCCAGGATACTACATG AACCTCAACCAGAACCCTCGGACTTTGCTGCCTAAATTCTATGGACTGTACTGTGTGCAGGCAGGTGGCAAGAACATTCGGATTGTGGTGATGAACAATCTTTTACCAAGATCGGTAAAAATGCATATCAAATATGACCTCAAAGGCTCAACCTACAAACGGCGGGCTTCCCAGAAAGAGCGAGAGAAGCCTCTTCCCACATTTAAAGACCTAGACTTCTTACAAGACATCCCTGATGGTCTTTTTTTGGATGCTGACATGTACAATGCTCTCTGTAAGACCCTGCAGCGTGACTGTTTG gTGTTGCAGAGCTTCAAGATAATGGATTATAGCCTCTTGATGTCAATCCATAATATAGATCATGCACAACGAGAGCCCTTAAGCAGCGAAACACAATACTCAGTTGATACTCGAAGACCGGCCCCCCAAAAGGCTCTGTATTCCACAGCCATGGAATCCATCCAGGGAGAGGCTCGACGGGGTGGTACCATGGAGACCGATGACCA tatGGGTGGCATCCCTGCCCGGAATAGTAAAGGGGAAAGGCTTCTGCTTTATATTGGCATCATTGACATTCTACAGTCTTACAG GTTTGTTAAGAAGTTGGAGCACTCTTGGAAAGCCCTGGTACATGACGGA GACACTGTCTCAGTGCATCGCCCAGGCTTCTACGCTGAACGGTTCCAGCGCTTCATGTGCAACACAGTATTTAAGAAGATTCCCT TGAAGCCTTCTCCTTCCAAAAAGTTTCGGTCTGGCTCATCTTTCTCTCGGCGAGCAGGCTCCAGTGGCAACTCCTGCATTACTTACCAGCCATCGGTCTCTGGGGAACACAAGGCACAAGTGACAACAAAGGCGGAAGTGGAGCCAG GCGTTCACCTTGGTCGTCCTGATGTTTTACCTCAGACTCCACCTTTGGAGGAAATCAGTGAGGGCTCGCCTATTCCTGACCCCAGTTTCTCACCTCTAGTTGGAGAGACTTTGCAAATGCTAACTACAAG tACAACCTTGGAAAAGCTTGAAGTTGCAGAGTCAGAGTTCACCCAT
- the PIP5K1A gene encoding phosphatidylinositol 4-phosphate 5-kinase type-1 alpha isoform X9 — MASASSGPSSSVGFSSFDPAVPSCTSSSASGIKRPMASETTSSALKGAIQLGITHTVGSLSTKPERDVLMQDFYVVESIFFPSEGSNLTPAHHYNDFRFKTYAPVAFRYFRELFGIRPDDYLYSLCSEPLIELCSSGASGSLFYVSSDDEFIIKTVQHKEAEFLQKLLPGYYMNLNQNPRTLLPKFYGLYCVQAGGKNIRIVVMNNLLPRSVKMHIKYDLKGSTYKRRASQKEREKPLPTFKDLDFLQDIPDGLFLDADMYNALCKTLQRDCLVLQSFKIMDYSLLMSIHNIDHAQREPLSSETQYSVDTRRPAPQKALYSTAMESIQGEARRGGTMETDDHMGGIPARNSKGERLLLYIGIIDILQSYRFVKKLEHSWKALVHDGDTVSVHRPGFYAERFQRFMCNTVFKKIPLKPSPSKKFRSGSSFSRRAGSSGNSCITYQPSVSGEHKAQVTTKAEVEPGVHLGRPDVLPQTPPLEEISEGSPIPDPSFSPLVGETLQMLTTSTTLEKLEVAESEFTHVSVWDVWEVNVLQGIKRITDGLEQEVNWQD; from the exons CATCTGGAATCAAGAGACCCATGGCATCTGAG ACAACCTCATCAGCCTTGAAAGGTGCCATCCAGTTAGGCATTACCCACACTGTGGGGAGCCTGAGTACCAAACCAGAGCGTGATGTCCTCATGCAAGATTTCTACGTGGTAGAGAGTATCTTCTTTCCCAG TGAAGGGAGCAACCTGACCCCTGCTCATCACTACAATGACTTTCGTTTCAAGACCTATGCACCTGTTGCCTTCCGCTACTTCCGGGAGCTATTTGGTATCCGGCCCGATGATTACTTG TATTCCCTCTGCAGTGAGCCGCTGATTGAACTCTGTAGCTCTGGGGCTAGTGGTTCCCTGTTCTATGTGTCCAGCGACGATGAGTTCATTATTAAGACAGTCCAACATAAAGAGGCGGAATTTCTGCAGAAGCTGCTTCCAGGATACTACATG AACCTCAACCAGAACCCTCGGACTTTGCTGCCTAAATTCTATGGACTGTACTGTGTGCAGGCAGGTGGCAAGAACATTCGGATTGTGGTGATGAACAATCTTTTACCAAGATCGGTAAAAATGCATATCAAATATGACCTCAAAGGCTCAACCTACAAACGGCGGGCTTCCCAGAAAGAGCGAGAGAAGCCTCTTCCCACATTTAAAGACCTAGACTTCTTACAAGACATCCCTGATGGTCTTTTTTTGGATGCTGACATGTACAATGCTCTCTGTAAGACCCTGCAGCGTGACTGTTTG gTGTTGCAGAGCTTCAAGATAATGGATTATAGCCTCTTGATGTCAATCCATAATATAGATCATGCACAACGAGAGCCCTTAAGCAGCGAAACACAATACTCAGTTGATACTCGAAGACCGGCCCCCCAAAAGGCTCTGTATTCCACAGCCATGGAATCCATCCAGGGAGAGGCTCGACGGGGTGGTACCATGGAGACCGATGACCA tatGGGTGGCATCCCTGCCCGGAATAGTAAAGGGGAAAGGCTTCTGCTTTATATTGGCATCATTGACATTCTACAGTCTTACAG GTTTGTTAAGAAGTTGGAGCACTCTTGGAAAGCCCTGGTACATGACGGA GACACTGTCTCAGTGCATCGCCCAGGCTTCTACGCTGAACGGTTCCAGCGCTTCATGTGCAACACAGTATTTAAGAAGATTCCCT TGAAGCCTTCTCCTTCCAAAAAGTTTCGGTCTGGCTCATCTTTCTCTCGGCGAGCAGGCTCCAGTGGCAACTCCTGCATTACTTACCAGCCATCGGTCTCTGGGGAACACAAGGCACAAGTGACAACAAAGGCGGAAGTGGAGCCAG GCGTTCACCTTGGTCGTCCTGATGTTTTACCTCAGACTCCACCTTTGGAGGAAATCAGTGAGGGCTCGCCTATTCCTGACCCCAGTTTCTCACCTCTAGTTGGAGAGACTTTGCAAATGCTAACTACAAG tACAACCTTGGAAAAGCTTGAAGTTGCAGAGTCAGAGTTCACCCATGTGAGTGTCTGGGATGTGTGGGAGGTGAACGTTTTGCAAGGTATAAAGAGGATCACTGATGGCCTGGAGCAGGAAGTTAATTGGCAAGATTAG
- the PIP5K1A gene encoding phosphatidylinositol 4-phosphate 5-kinase type-1 alpha isoform X14, with product MASASSGPSSSVGFSSFDPAVPSCTSSSAASGIKRPMASETTSSALKGAIQLGITHTVGSLSTKPERDVLMQDFYVVESIFFPSEGSNLTPAHHYNDFRFKTYAPVAFRYFRELFGIRPDDYLYSLCSEPLIELCSSGASGSLFYVSSDDEFIIKTVQHKEAEFLQKLLPGYYMNLNQNPRTLLPKFYGLYCVQAGGKNIRIVVMNNLLPRSVKMHIKYDLKGSTYKRRASQKEREKPLPTFKDLDFLQDIPDGLFLDADMYNALCKTLQRDCLVLQSFKIMDYSLLMSIHNIDHAQREPLSSETQYSVDTRRPAPQKALYSTAMESIQGEARRGGTMETDDHMGGIPARNSKGERLLLYIGIIDILQSYRFVKKLEHSWKALVHDGDTVSVHRPGFYAERFQRFMCNTVFKKIPLKPSPSKKFRSGSSFSRRAGSSGNSCITYQPSVSGEHKAQVTTKAEVEPGVHLGRPDVLPQTPPLEEISEGSPIPDPSFSPLVGETLQMLTTSTTLEKLEVAESEFTH from the exons cAGCATCTGGAATCAAGAGACCCATGGCATCTGAG ACAACCTCATCAGCCTTGAAAGGTGCCATCCAGTTAGGCATTACCCACACTGTGGGGAGCCTGAGTACCAAACCAGAGCGTGATGTCCTCATGCAAGATTTCTACGTGGTAGAGAGTATCTTCTTTCCCAG TGAAGGGAGCAACCTGACCCCTGCTCATCACTACAATGACTTTCGTTTCAAGACCTATGCACCTGTTGCCTTCCGCTACTTCCGGGAGCTATTTGGTATCCGGCCCGATGATTACTTG TATTCCCTCTGCAGTGAGCCGCTGATTGAACTCTGTAGCTCTGGGGCTAGTGGTTCCCTGTTCTATGTGTCCAGCGACGATGAGTTCATTATTAAGACAGTCCAACATAAAGAGGCGGAATTTCTGCAGAAGCTGCTTCCAGGATACTACATG AACCTCAACCAGAACCCTCGGACTTTGCTGCCTAAATTCTATGGACTGTACTGTGTGCAGGCAGGTGGCAAGAACATTCGGATTGTGGTGATGAACAATCTTTTACCAAGATCGGTAAAAATGCATATCAAATATGACCTCAAAGGCTCAACCTACAAACGGCGGGCTTCCCAGAAAGAGCGAGAGAAGCCTCTTCCCACATTTAAAGACCTAGACTTCTTACAAGACATCCCTGATGGTCTTTTTTTGGATGCTGACATGTACAATGCTCTCTGTAAGACCCTGCAGCGTGACTGTTTG gTGTTGCAGAGCTTCAAGATAATGGATTATAGCCTCTTGATGTCAATCCATAATATAGATCATGCACAACGAGAGCCCTTAAGCAGCGAAACACAATACTCAGTTGATACTCGAAGACCGGCCCCCCAAAAGGCTCTGTATTCCACAGCCATGGAATCCATCCAGGGAGAGGCTCGACGGGGTGGTACCATGGAGACCGATGACCA tatGGGTGGCATCCCTGCCCGGAATAGTAAAGGGGAAAGGCTTCTGCTTTATATTGGCATCATTGACATTCTACAGTCTTACAG GTTTGTTAAGAAGTTGGAGCACTCTTGGAAAGCCCTGGTACATGACGGA GACACTGTCTCAGTGCATCGCCCAGGCTTCTACGCTGAACGGTTCCAGCGCTTCATGTGCAACACAGTATTTAAGAAGATTCCCT TGAAGCCTTCTCCTTCCAAAAAGTTTCGGTCTGGCTCATCTTTCTCTCGGCGAGCAGGCTCCAGTGGCAACTCCTGCATTACTTACCAGCCATCGGTCTCTGGGGAACACAAGGCACAAGTGACAACAAAGGCGGAAGTGGAGCCAG GCGTTCACCTTGGTCGTCCTGATGTTTTACCTCAGACTCCACCTTTGGAGGAAATCAGTGAGGGCTCGCCTATTCCTGACCCCAGTTTCTCACCTCTAGTTGGAGAGACTTTGCAAATGCTAACTACAAG tACAACCTTGGAAAAGCTTGAAGTTGCAGAGTCAGAGTTCACCCAT
- the PIP5K1A gene encoding phosphatidylinositol 4-phosphate 5-kinase type-1 alpha isoform X4, whose translation MASASSGPSSSVGFSSFDPAVPSCTSSSASGIKRPMASEVPYASGMPIKKIGHRSVDSSGETTYKKTTSSALKGAIQLGITHTVGSLSTKPERDVLMQDFYVVESIFFPSEGSNLTPAHHYNDFRFKTYAPVAFRYFRELFGIRPDDYLYSLCSEPLIELCSSGASGSLFYVSSDDEFIIKTVQHKEAEFLQKLLPGYYMNLNQNPRTLLPKFYGLYCVQAGGKNIRIVVMNNLLPRSVKMHIKYDLKGSTYKRRASQKEREKPLPTFKDLDFLQDIPDGLFLDADMYNALCKTLQRDCLVLQSFKIMDYSLLMSIHNIDHAQREPLSSETQYSVDTRRPAPQKALYSTAMESIQGEARRGGTMETDDHMGGIPARNSKGERLLLYIGIIDILQSYRFVKKLEHSWKALVHDGDTVSVHRPGFYAERFQRFMCNTVFKKIPLKPSPSKKFRSGSSFSRRAGSSGNSCITYQPSVSGEHKAQVTTKAEVEPGVHLGRPDVLPQTPPLEEISEGSPIPDPSFSPLVGETLQMLTTSTTLEKLEVAESEFTHVSVWDVWEVNVLQGIKRITDGLEQEVNWQD comes from the exons CATCTGGAATCAAGAGACCCATGGCATCTGAG GTGCCTTATGCCTCTGGCATGCCCATCAAGAAAATAGGCCATAGAAGTGTTGATTCCTCAGGAGAGACAACATATAAAAAG ACAACCTCATCAGCCTTGAAAGGTGCCATCCAGTTAGGCATTACCCACACTGTGGGGAGCCTGAGTACCAAACCAGAGCGTGATGTCCTCATGCAAGATTTCTACGTGGTAGAGAGTATCTTCTTTCCCAG TGAAGGGAGCAACCTGACCCCTGCTCATCACTACAATGACTTTCGTTTCAAGACCTATGCACCTGTTGCCTTCCGCTACTTCCGGGAGCTATTTGGTATCCGGCCCGATGATTACTTG TATTCCCTCTGCAGTGAGCCGCTGATTGAACTCTGTAGCTCTGGGGCTAGTGGTTCCCTGTTCTATGTGTCCAGCGACGATGAGTTCATTATTAAGACAGTCCAACATAAAGAGGCGGAATTTCTGCAGAAGCTGCTTCCAGGATACTACATG AACCTCAACCAGAACCCTCGGACTTTGCTGCCTAAATTCTATGGACTGTACTGTGTGCAGGCAGGTGGCAAGAACATTCGGATTGTGGTGATGAACAATCTTTTACCAAGATCGGTAAAAATGCATATCAAATATGACCTCAAAGGCTCAACCTACAAACGGCGGGCTTCCCAGAAAGAGCGAGAGAAGCCTCTTCCCACATTTAAAGACCTAGACTTCTTACAAGACATCCCTGATGGTCTTTTTTTGGATGCTGACATGTACAATGCTCTCTGTAAGACCCTGCAGCGTGACTGTTTG gTGTTGCAGAGCTTCAAGATAATGGATTATAGCCTCTTGATGTCAATCCATAATATAGATCATGCACAACGAGAGCCCTTAAGCAGCGAAACACAATACTCAGTTGATACTCGAAGACCGGCCCCCCAAAAGGCTCTGTATTCCACAGCCATGGAATCCATCCAGGGAGAGGCTCGACGGGGTGGTACCATGGAGACCGATGACCA tatGGGTGGCATCCCTGCCCGGAATAGTAAAGGGGAAAGGCTTCTGCTTTATATTGGCATCATTGACATTCTACAGTCTTACAG GTTTGTTAAGAAGTTGGAGCACTCTTGGAAAGCCCTGGTACATGACGGA GACACTGTCTCAGTGCATCGCCCAGGCTTCTACGCTGAACGGTTCCAGCGCTTCATGTGCAACACAGTATTTAAGAAGATTCCCT TGAAGCCTTCTCCTTCCAAAAAGTTTCGGTCTGGCTCATCTTTCTCTCGGCGAGCAGGCTCCAGTGGCAACTCCTGCATTACTTACCAGCCATCGGTCTCTGGGGAACACAAGGCACAAGTGACAACAAAGGCGGAAGTGGAGCCAG GCGTTCACCTTGGTCGTCCTGATGTTTTACCTCAGACTCCACCTTTGGAGGAAATCAGTGAGGGCTCGCCTATTCCTGACCCCAGTTTCTCACCTCTAGTTGGAGAGACTTTGCAAATGCTAACTACAAG tACAACCTTGGAAAAGCTTGAAGTTGCAGAGTCAGAGTTCACCCATGTGAGTGTCTGGGATGTGTGGGAGGTGAACGTTTTGCAAGGTATAAAGAGGATCACTGATGGCCTGGAGCAGGAAGTTAATTGGCAAGATTAG
- the PIP5K1A gene encoding phosphatidylinositol 4-phosphate 5-kinase type-1 alpha isoform X2 produces MASASSGPSSSVGFSSFDPAVPSCTSSSGFNFLCCGVSRKRASGIKRPMASEVPYASGMPIKKIGHRSVDSSGETTYKKTTSSALKGAIQLGITHTVGSLSTKPERDVLMQDFYVVESIFFPSEGSNLTPAHHYNDFRFKTYAPVAFRYFRELFGIRPDDYLYSLCSEPLIELCSSGASGSLFYVSSDDEFIIKTVQHKEAEFLQKLLPGYYMNLNQNPRTLLPKFYGLYCVQAGGKNIRIVVMNNLLPRSVKMHIKYDLKGSTYKRRASQKEREKPLPTFKDLDFLQDIPDGLFLDADMYNALCKTLQRDCLVLQSFKIMDYSLLMSIHNIDHAQREPLSSETQYSVDTRRPAPQKALYSTAMESIQGEARRGGTMETDDHMGGIPARNSKGERLLLYIGIIDILQSYRFVKKLEHSWKALVHDGDTVSVHRPGFYAERFQRFMCNTVFKKIPLKPSPSKKFRSGSSFSRRAGSSGNSCITYQPSVSGEHKAQVTTKAEVEPGVHLGRPDVLPQTPPLEEISEGSPIPDPSFSPLVGETLQMLTTSTTLEKLEVAESEFTHVSVWDVWEVNVLQGIKRITDGLEQEVNWQD; encoded by the exons CATCTGGAATCAAGAGACCCATGGCATCTGAG GTGCCTTATGCCTCTGGCATGCCCATCAAGAAAATAGGCCATAGAAGTGTTGATTCCTCAGGAGAGACAACATATAAAAAG ACAACCTCATCAGCCTTGAAAGGTGCCATCCAGTTAGGCATTACCCACACTGTGGGGAGCCTGAGTACCAAACCAGAGCGTGATGTCCTCATGCAAGATTTCTACGTGGTAGAGAGTATCTTCTTTCCCAG TGAAGGGAGCAACCTGACCCCTGCTCATCACTACAATGACTTTCGTTTCAAGACCTATGCACCTGTTGCCTTCCGCTACTTCCGGGAGCTATTTGGTATCCGGCCCGATGATTACTTG TATTCCCTCTGCAGTGAGCCGCTGATTGAACTCTGTAGCTCTGGGGCTAGTGGTTCCCTGTTCTATGTGTCCAGCGACGATGAGTTCATTATTAAGACAGTCCAACATAAAGAGGCGGAATTTCTGCAGAAGCTGCTTCCAGGATACTACATG AACCTCAACCAGAACCCTCGGACTTTGCTGCCTAAATTCTATGGACTGTACTGTGTGCAGGCAGGTGGCAAGAACATTCGGATTGTGGTGATGAACAATCTTTTACCAAGATCGGTAAAAATGCATATCAAATATGACCTCAAAGGCTCAACCTACAAACGGCGGGCTTCCCAGAAAGAGCGAGAGAAGCCTCTTCCCACATTTAAAGACCTAGACTTCTTACAAGACATCCCTGATGGTCTTTTTTTGGATGCTGACATGTACAATGCTCTCTGTAAGACCCTGCAGCGTGACTGTTTG gTGTTGCAGAGCTTCAAGATAATGGATTATAGCCTCTTGATGTCAATCCATAATATAGATCATGCACAACGAGAGCCCTTAAGCAGCGAAACACAATACTCAGTTGATACTCGAAGACCGGCCCCCCAAAAGGCTCTGTATTCCACAGCCATGGAATCCATCCAGGGAGAGGCTCGACGGGGTGGTACCATGGAGACCGATGACCA tatGGGTGGCATCCCTGCCCGGAATAGTAAAGGGGAAAGGCTTCTGCTTTATATTGGCATCATTGACATTCTACAGTCTTACAG GTTTGTTAAGAAGTTGGAGCACTCTTGGAAAGCCCTGGTACATGACGGA GACACTGTCTCAGTGCATCGCCCAGGCTTCTACGCTGAACGGTTCCAGCGCTTCATGTGCAACACAGTATTTAAGAAGATTCCCT TGAAGCCTTCTCCTTCCAAAAAGTTTCGGTCTGGCTCATCTTTCTCTCGGCGAGCAGGCTCCAGTGGCAACTCCTGCATTACTTACCAGCCATCGGTCTCTGGGGAACACAAGGCACAAGTGACAACAAAGGCGGAAGTGGAGCCAG GCGTTCACCTTGGTCGTCCTGATGTTTTACCTCAGACTCCACCTTTGGAGGAAATCAGTGAGGGCTCGCCTATTCCTGACCCCAGTTTCTCACCTCTAGTTGGAGAGACTTTGCAAATGCTAACTACAAG tACAACCTTGGAAAAGCTTGAAGTTGCAGAGTCAGAGTTCACCCATGTGAGTGTCTGGGATGTGTGGGAGGTGAACGTTTTGCAAGGTATAAAGAGGATCACTGATGGCCTGGAGCAGGAAGTTAATTGGCAAGATTAG
- the PIP5K1A gene encoding phosphatidylinositol 4-phosphate 5-kinase type-1 alpha isoform X13 codes for MASASSGPSSSVGFSSFDPAVPSCTSSSGFNFLCCGVSRKRAASGIKRPMASETTSSALKGAIQLGITHTVGSLSTKPERDVLMQDFYVVESIFFPSEGSNLTPAHHYNDFRFKTYAPVAFRYFRELFGIRPDDYLYSLCSEPLIELCSSGASGSLFYVSSDDEFIIKTVQHKEAEFLQKLLPGYYMNLNQNPRTLLPKFYGLYCVQAGGKNIRIVVMNNLLPRSVKMHIKYDLKGSTYKRRASQKEREKPLPTFKDLDFLQDIPDGLFLDADMYNALCKTLQRDCLVLQSFKIMDYSLLMSIHNIDHAQREPLSSETQYSVDTRRPAPQKALYSTAMESIQGEARRGGTMETDDHMGGIPARNSKGERLLLYIGIIDILQSYRFVKKLEHSWKALVHDGDTVSVHRPGFYAERFQRFMCNTVFKKIPLKPSPSKKFRSGSSFSRRAGSSGNSCITYQPSVSGEHKAQVTTKAEVEPGVHLGRPDVLPQTPPLEEISEGSPIPDPSFSPLVGETLQMLTTSTTLEKLEVAESEFTH; via the exons cAGCATCTGGAATCAAGAGACCCATGGCATCTGAG ACAACCTCATCAGCCTTGAAAGGTGCCATCCAGTTAGGCATTACCCACACTGTGGGGAGCCTGAGTACCAAACCAGAGCGTGATGTCCTCATGCAAGATTTCTACGTGGTAGAGAGTATCTTCTTTCCCAG TGAAGGGAGCAACCTGACCCCTGCTCATCACTACAATGACTTTCGTTTCAAGACCTATGCACCTGTTGCCTTCCGCTACTTCCGGGAGCTATTTGGTATCCGGCCCGATGATTACTTG TATTCCCTCTGCAGTGAGCCGCTGATTGAACTCTGTAGCTCTGGGGCTAGTGGTTCCCTGTTCTATGTGTCCAGCGACGATGAGTTCATTATTAAGACAGTCCAACATAAAGAGGCGGAATTTCTGCAGAAGCTGCTTCCAGGATACTACATG AACCTCAACCAGAACCCTCGGACTTTGCTGCCTAAATTCTATGGACTGTACTGTGTGCAGGCAGGTGGCAAGAACATTCGGATTGTGGTGATGAACAATCTTTTACCAAGATCGGTAAAAATGCATATCAAATATGACCTCAAAGGCTCAACCTACAAACGGCGGGCTTCCCAGAAAGAGCGAGAGAAGCCTCTTCCCACATTTAAAGACCTAGACTTCTTACAAGACATCCCTGATGGTCTTTTTTTGGATGCTGACATGTACAATGCTCTCTGTAAGACCCTGCAGCGTGACTGTTTG gTGTTGCAGAGCTTCAAGATAATGGATTATAGCCTCTTGATGTCAATCCATAATATAGATCATGCACAACGAGAGCCCTTAAGCAGCGAAACACAATACTCAGTTGATACTCGAAGACCGGCCCCCCAAAAGGCTCTGTATTCCACAGCCATGGAATCCATCCAGGGAGAGGCTCGACGGGGTGGTACCATGGAGACCGATGACCA tatGGGTGGCATCCCTGCCCGGAATAGTAAAGGGGAAAGGCTTCTGCTTTATATTGGCATCATTGACATTCTACAGTCTTACAG GTTTGTTAAGAAGTTGGAGCACTCTTGGAAAGCCCTGGTACATGACGGA GACACTGTCTCAGTGCATCGCCCAGGCTTCTACGCTGAACGGTTCCAGCGCTTCATGTGCAACACAGTATTTAAGAAGATTCCCT TGAAGCCTTCTCCTTCCAAAAAGTTTCGGTCTGGCTCATCTTTCTCTCGGCGAGCAGGCTCCAGTGGCAACTCCTGCATTACTTACCAGCCATCGGTCTCTGGGGAACACAAGGCACAAGTGACAACAAAGGCGGAAGTGGAGCCAG GCGTTCACCTTGGTCGTCCTGATGTTTTACCTCAGACTCCACCTTTGGAGGAAATCAGTGAGGGCTCGCCTATTCCTGACCCCAGTTTCTCACCTCTAGTTGGAGAGACTTTGCAAATGCTAACTACAAG tACAACCTTGGAAAAGCTTGAAGTTGCAGAGTCAGAGTTCACCCAT